In Kitasatospora sp. NBC_00240, the following are encoded in one genomic region:
- a CDS encoding GMC family oxidoreductase N-terminal domain-containing protein, whose protein sequence is MAQTYDDIVVGSGSAGAAIAARLSEDPSRKVLLLEAGPDFPGTADLPDDIRDGNAMSLSAHDWKFRAEISDGRRILFPRGKVSGGSSSVGATIALRGVPENFDEWAGAGNQEWSWSEVLPFYRKLEDDLDRGDEEIHGKGGPIPVRRWRPEELTPAQAAFVEASLGAGFPEVADHNHPEASGIGPIPSNRRDTEVRVNAALAYLTPEVRSRENLTVRAGVLVHRVLFEGVRAVGVELSAGGGAAEEVRSRRVVLSAGAVNSPTILLRSGIGPAEDLRRLGIDVRLDRPGVGANLIDHPRTGVFMKPAPGAIRRTDPFLQAMVRTTAKGSSDFNDLQYYMVNHFDLTMFPDLQMLAGGNVILGVMVVDQKPQSRGSLRLSSADPAAAPDIDLNFLSTERDLEKLADAVRTCWELVNHPGIRSLGEDFIVLNDQLIENEEMVRQYTRVSLDSAYHPVGTARMGLAEDEGAVVDGHLRVHGTEGLYLADASVMPGIVNCNTNLTSTMIGERLADWLRAG, encoded by the coding sequence ATGGCGCAGACTTATGACGACATCGTTGTCGGATCGGGCTCGGCCGGCGCGGCGATCGCCGCACGGCTCAGCGAGGACCCTTCGCGCAAGGTGCTCCTGCTGGAGGCCGGTCCTGACTTCCCAGGGACCGCCGACCTCCCGGACGACATCCGGGACGGCAACGCGATGTCCCTGAGCGCGCACGACTGGAAGTTCAGGGCCGAGATCAGCGACGGCCGCAGGATTCTCTTCCCCCGCGGGAAGGTGTCCGGAGGATCATCCTCGGTAGGGGCGACCATCGCCCTGCGGGGTGTTCCCGAGAATTTCGACGAATGGGCCGGTGCCGGAAACCAGGAATGGTCCTGGTCCGAGGTGCTGCCCTTTTACCGAAAGCTCGAGGACGACCTCGACCGCGGTGACGAGGAGATTCACGGAAAGGGCGGGCCGATACCGGTCCGGCGGTGGCGGCCGGAGGAGCTGACGCCTGCCCAGGCGGCATTTGTCGAGGCGAGTCTGGGTGCCGGCTTCCCCGAGGTGGCGGACCACAATCATCCGGAGGCCAGCGGAATCGGGCCGATTCCGTCGAACCGCCGGGACACCGAGGTCCGGGTCAATGCCGCCCTGGCCTACCTCACCCCCGAGGTGCGGTCCCGGGAGAACCTGACCGTGCGGGCGGGCGTGCTCGTCCACCGGGTGCTGTTCGAGGGCGTCCGCGCGGTGGGGGTCGAGCTCTCCGCCGGCGGCGGGGCGGCCGAGGAGGTGCGGTCGCGGCGGGTGGTGCTCTCCGCGGGCGCGGTCAACTCGCCCACCATCCTGCTGCGGTCGGGCATCGGCCCGGCCGAGGACCTGCGCCGCCTGGGCATCGACGTCCGGCTCGACCGGCCCGGCGTCGGCGCCAACCTGATCGACCACCCTCGTACCGGCGTCTTCATGAAGCCGGCCCCCGGGGCGATCCGGCGCACCGATCCCTTCCTCCAGGCCATGGTGCGCACCACGGCGAAGGGCTCGTCCGACTTCAACGACCTGCAGTACTACATGGTCAACCACTTCGACCTGACGATGTTCCCCGACCTGCAGATGCTGGCCGGCGGCAACGTGATCCTGGGCGTGATGGTGGTCGACCAGAAGCCCCAGTCCCGCGGAAGCCTGCGGCTGAGCTCCGCCGACCCGGCGGCCGCCCCCGACATCGACCTGAACTTCCTCTCCACCGAGCGCGACCTGGAGAAGCTCGCCGACGCCGTCCGGACCTGCTGGGAGCTGGTCAACCACCCCGGCATCCGCAGCCTCGGCGAGGACTTCATCGTCCTCAACGACCAGCTGATCGAGAACGAGGAGATGGTCCGCCAGTACACCCGGGTGAGCCTGGACAGTGCCTACCACCCGGTCGGCACCGCCCGGATGGGCCTGGCGGAGGACGAGGGCGCGGTCGTCGACGGGCACCTGCGGGTGCACGGCACCGAGGGGCTCTACCTGGCCGACGCCTCGGTGATGCCGGGGATCGTCAACTGCAACACCAACCTGACCTCCA
- a CDS encoding CRTAC1 family protein, whose translation MATVVVATSLFFAVRDGVAVAGGDEVATQYKFQEMPIAMPPGYESQPMNTVRVVNPAYHKIRSWISSVGAGIAINDLTGHGLADGMCIVDTRTDQIVVTYTPTARQADRFTPFVLDAAPLPMDNTMAPTGCTPGDFNGDGRTDLLATYWGRTPVVFLANSDAGTLTAKSYTAREVVPSQSLDGKYHGPRWNTDAAYVGDLDGSGHPSIVIGNYFPDSDVLDPNGLNNVEMNESLSSAKNAGGDHVLRWAKASTGPEPDVAFVEERDAIPFDASTGWTLAIAGADLTGQGRPDLYIANDFGHAHLLHNQSTPGRIKFIEATGRRDATTPKSFVLGKGSFKGMGVDFADINNNGSFDMMVSNITAAWGLEESNFLWVNQAKDNADMKRQLEDGVAPFTQEAREHGVAWTGWGWDTKMADFRNDGNLSILQADGFVKGNIDRWPWLQEMAMTNDDLLSNPAMWPNVQPGDDLAGDDVLAFYARTPSGTFANISKQLGLAVPTPTRAIATGDTTGSGLLDFAVARQWGPPAFYANQAPKPGNFLNLRLYRPSGEATAGQGITNTGTPAYGATVKITTPDGTRVSQLDGGSGHGGYRSFDVHFGLAAYNGPVTVELCWRDTSGAMHEKTEQLQPGTHSLLLTSDVQEVPSR comes from the coding sequence GTGGCGACGGTGGTGGTGGCGACCTCACTGTTCTTCGCCGTCCGGGACGGGGTGGCGGTGGCCGGGGGCGACGAGGTCGCCACGCAGTACAAGTTCCAGGAGATGCCGATCGCGATGCCTCCCGGGTACGAGTCCCAGCCGATGAACACCGTCCGGGTGGTGAACCCGGCGTACCACAAGATCCGCTCCTGGATCTCCTCGGTCGGCGCCGGCATCGCCATCAACGACCTGACCGGGCACGGCCTGGCCGACGGCATGTGCATCGTCGACACCAGGACCGACCAGATCGTGGTGACGTACACCCCCACCGCCCGCCAGGCCGACCGCTTCACCCCGTTCGTCCTGGACGCCGCTCCGCTGCCGATGGACAACACCATGGCGCCGACCGGCTGCACCCCCGGGGACTTCAACGGCGACGGCCGGACCGACCTGCTGGCCACCTACTGGGGCCGCACCCCGGTCGTCTTCCTGGCGAACTCCGACGCCGGCACGCTCACCGCCAAGAGCTACACGGCGCGCGAAGTGGTGCCCTCGCAGTCCCTCGACGGCAAGTACCACGGCCCCCGCTGGAACACCGACGCGGCGTACGTCGGCGACCTGGACGGCAGCGGCCACCCGTCGATCGTGATCGGGAACTACTTCCCCGACTCGGACGTGCTCGACCCGAACGGCCTGAACAACGTGGAGATGAACGAGTCCCTCTCCAGTGCCAAGAACGCCGGCGGCGACCACGTGCTGCGCTGGGCGAAGGCCAGCACCGGCCCCGAGCCGGACGTCGCCTTCGTCGAGGAGCGGGACGCCATCCCCTTCGACGCCTCCACCGGCTGGACGCTGGCCATCGCGGGCGCCGACCTCACCGGCCAGGGCCGCCCGGACCTCTACATCGCCAACGACTTCGGCCACGCGCACCTGCTGCACAACCAGTCCACGCCGGGCCGCATCAAGTTCATCGAGGCGACCGGCCGGCGGGACGCGACCACCCCCAAGTCCTTCGTGCTCGGCAAGGGCTCGTTCAAGGGCATGGGCGTCGACTTCGCCGACATCAACAACAACGGCAGCTTCGACATGATGGTCAGCAACATCACCGCGGCCTGGGGCCTGGAGGAGTCCAACTTCCTCTGGGTGAACCAGGCCAAGGACAACGCCGACATGAAGCGGCAACTGGAGGACGGCGTCGCGCCGTTCACCCAGGAGGCCCGCGAGCACGGCGTGGCGTGGACCGGCTGGGGCTGGGACACCAAGATGGCCGACTTCCGCAACGACGGCAATCTCTCCATCCTCCAGGCCGACGGCTTCGTCAAGGGCAACATCGACCGGTGGCCGTGGCTGCAGGAGATGGCCATGACCAACGACGACCTGCTCTCCAACCCGGCGATGTGGCCCAACGTCCAGCCCGGCGACGACCTGGCCGGCGACGACGTGCTCGCCTTCTACGCCCGGACGCCGAGCGGCACCTTCGCCAACATCAGCAAGCAGCTGGGCCTGGCGGTCCCCACCCCGACCCGGGCCATAGCCACCGGTGACACCACCGGCAGCGGCCTGCTGGACTTCGCCGTCGCCCGCCAGTGGGGACCGCCGGCCTTCTACGCCAACCAGGCTCCCAAGCCCGGCAACTTCCTCAACCTGCGGCTGTACCGCCCCTCCGGCGAGGCCACGGCCGGCCAGGGCATCACCAACACCGGCACCCCCGCATACGGCGCCACCGTGAAGATCACCACACCGGACGGCACCCGGGTCTCCCAGCTGGACGGCGGCAGCGGCCACGGCGGGTACCGCAGCTTCGACGTGCACTTCGGCCTCGCCGCCTACAACGGCCCGGTCACCGTGGAGCTCTGCTGGCGGGACACCTCCGGCGCGATGCACGAGAAGACCGAGCAGCTGCAGCCCGGCACCCACTCGCTGCTGCTGACCAGCGACGTCCAGGAGGTTCCGAGCCGATGA
- a CDS encoding enediyne biosynthesis protein, which yields MSPVTPRTAPKPVPVPAAAPPAAKDPRYLALRNFAISISVFNIFGYTLLGFEQPWLWPIIAVLTAYVTEIAFEVLSAWAQRRTSRFRGNGMRGLYEFLLPSHITALAANMLLYANDQILPVLFATFVGVAGKHALQAPVAGRMRHFMNPSNFGITVTLVCYGSWVSIAPPYEFTENANTFFRVAIPLIIVTSGTVINALLTKKVALIVGWLGGFVIQALIRHWVWDVAIFSALGPMSGVAFVLFTNYMISDPGTTPSKPRNQFMFGSWVGMVYGVLMLFNVVYTLFFAVTVVCGLRGAGWWVAHLIKRSRDAKASGTGLGDSIAAEIGKQTGSEAMAA from the coding sequence ATGAGTCCCGTCACCCCCCGCACGGCCCCCAAGCCGGTGCCCGTGCCCGCCGCCGCGCCCCCCGCCGCGAAGGACCCGCGCTACCTCGCGCTGCGCAACTTCGCGATCTCCATCTCCGTCTTCAACATCTTCGGCTACACCCTGCTCGGCTTCGAGCAGCCCTGGCTCTGGCCGATCATCGCGGTGCTGACCGCCTACGTCACCGAGATCGCCTTCGAGGTCCTCAGCGCCTGGGCGCAGCGCCGCACCTCGCGGTTCCGCGGCAACGGCATGCGCGGCCTGTACGAGTTCCTGCTCCCCTCGCACATCACCGCGCTGGCCGCGAACATGCTGCTCTACGCGAACGACCAGATCCTCCCGGTGCTGTTCGCGACCTTCGTCGGCGTGGCCGGCAAGCACGCGCTGCAGGCGCCGGTGGCCGGCCGGATGCGGCACTTCATGAACCCGTCCAACTTCGGGATCACCGTCACCCTGGTCTGTTACGGCTCCTGGGTGAGCATCGCCCCGCCGTACGAGTTCACCGAGAACGCCAACACGTTCTTCCGGGTGGCCATCCCGCTGATCATCGTCACCTCCGGCACCGTGATCAACGCCCTGCTGACCAAGAAGGTCGCGCTGATCGTCGGGTGGCTCGGCGGCTTCGTGATCCAGGCCCTGATCCGGCACTGGGTCTGGGACGTGGCCATCTTCTCGGCGCTCGGCCCGATGAGCGGCGTGGCCTTCGTGCTCTTCACCAACTACATGATCAGCGACCCGGGCACCACGCCGTCCAAGCCCCGCAACCAGTTCATGTTCGGTTCCTGGGTCGGCATGGTCTACGGCGTCCTGATGCTCTTCAACGTCGTCTACACGCTGTTCTTCGCGGTCACCGTGGTCTGCGGGCTGCGCGGGGCCGGCTGGTGGGTGGCGCACCTGATCAAGCGGTCCCGGGACGCCAAGGCGTCCGGGACCGGACTCGGCGACAGCATCGCCGCCGAGATCGGCAAGCAGACCGGATCCGAGGCGATGGCCGCATGA
- a CDS encoding type I polyketide synthase, with protein sequence MTTNPTKPAGIAVVGIACRYPDADSPEQLWQNVLTGRRAFRRLPDERMRAEDYYDPDPSAPDKFYSAKAAVIEGFEFDRVKHRVAGSTFRATDMTHWLALDTAARALEDAGFPLGAGLAEANTGVIIGNTLTGEFSRANLMRLRWPYVRRTVGAALREQGWDDASLAGFLDGLEERYKSPFPPIGEDTLAGGLANTIAGRICNHFDFKGGGFTVDGACSSSLLSVATACDALVDGRLDVAIVGGVDLSIDPFEVIGFAKTGALATGEMKVYDKGSNGFWPGEGCGMLVLMRDQDARSEGRFRYASIAGWGYSSDGKGGITRPEASGHRLALQRAYATAGFGIETVSYFEGHGTGTAVGDATELRAFTEARRAADPDAPPAAISTVKGNFGHTKAAAGVAGLLKAVLAVRHQVIPPATSHTDPHPELTGERPALRVPDQAELWPQDAPVRAGVSSMGFGGINAHVVVEHADGVRKTGVGTTTRRLVASRQDVELLLLDADGMAELRGKVATLAGLTPRLSFAELGDLAATLQGDLADRPIRAAVVAADPEQAEARFTKLLTLLDSGARSVLDPSGGVYLGNAALNPRIGFLFPGQGAGRRGDGGALRRRFATVDELYDTHAQPTGGDLVATAVAQPRIVTASVAGLRVLAALGIEAVGAAGHSLGEVTALHWAGAMDESALLRIAAARGRIMADASDGGGTMAGIAAEAALVEPLLTGEPVVIAGYNSPAQTVVSGPVAAVERVCAKAAAAGIGTARINVSHAFHSEAVAPAAEGLRAHLATETFAPLARRMLSTVTAGELPSEVDVVELLTRQVLDPVRFDEAVRALASDVDLLVEVGPGRVLRGLAGEIAPSVPTVSLESDSGSLAGLFGAVAAAFALGAPVRHAELFRDRFTRPLPLDKEFRFFASPCEAAPEGDFTFAGVQREERPATAAATAAPVAAATATATAEPGTSSLQVLLQLAADRAELPLDAVGPHINPLDELHLSSITVGQIMNQAAQELGISAPMVTSAFATSTLGELAGLLDELAETADGRDEAPRIAAGVAPWVRAFAVDLVPAPRAALARPGQTPGRWQVFAPERHPLAEALRRSLDSAGLGGGVLLCLPRDCGQEHAALMLSAARAALSAGGGGRFVAVGDRRGAAGLAKTLHLEAPGVTTTLVTLPLPDDLADATARELGTRIAADVAGTSGFAEIHYDREGVRRVPVLRPLAPAADGAGRPALDGTDVLLVTGGGKGITAECALELALDTGASIGLLGRSDPARDTELAANLERMEAAGVAFHYARADVTSADEVKDAVGEIRAALGPVTAVLHGAGRNEPHGLANLDESSFRRTLATKITGLENVLAATDPAALRLLVTFGSIIGRAGLRGEADYATANDWLTDLTLRVQEDYPDCRCLALEWSVWSGAGMGERLGVLEALIREGIEPIPTEQGVALLKQLLADPAAPTAMVVMGRAGGLPTLDLGRRELPLLRFLERPQAYYPGIELVADADLSAAGDPYLSDHLLDGDLLFPAVLGMEAMSQAGSALLGLPGVPTLEDMEFLRPIVVPVGGTTTVRVAVLAKEAGTVQAVIRSSETNFQADHFRATLRFGAPAPEDAGPRPVAEDAPRVPLDPARDLYGPVLFQGGRFQRLLGYRELAAKGCVAEISTTAAAPWFAGYLPDSLVLADPGTRDALMHSIQACVPDATLLPVSVRRLHLAAPAGGDTDKQVTLHAVERSRDGDTYLYDLDVRDQEGLLVERWEGLELRAVRKQDGTGPWHPALLGGYLERRAETLLGTPLRGVVLPDGYRPAEGVAERRERTAAAVAWALGRQTPVRYRPDGRPEIDTGRVSSSHGAGVTFTVLGSGPVGCDVEPVTDRSAADWAALLGPDGFALAELLAAEHDEHLTSAAARVWGATECLRKNGRALAGLTPADVPDTPERWVLLRSGDARIATFPTALHGVDVPVMFALMSESED encoded by the coding sequence ATGACCACCAACCCCACCAAGCCCGCAGGGATAGCCGTCGTCGGCATCGCCTGCCGCTACCCCGACGCGGACTCGCCGGAGCAGCTCTGGCAGAACGTGCTCACCGGCCGCCGGGCGTTCCGCCGCCTGCCGGACGAGCGGATGCGGGCCGAGGACTACTACGACCCGGACCCGTCCGCCCCGGACAAGTTCTACTCCGCCAAGGCCGCGGTGATCGAGGGCTTCGAGTTCGACCGGGTCAAGCACCGGGTCGCCGGCTCGACCTTCCGCGCCACCGACATGACGCACTGGCTGGCGCTCGACACCGCCGCCCGCGCCCTGGAGGACGCCGGGTTCCCGCTCGGCGCCGGCCTCGCCGAGGCCAACACCGGGGTCATCATCGGCAACACCCTCACCGGCGAGTTCAGCCGGGCCAACCTGATGCGGCTGCGCTGGCCGTACGTCCGGCGCACGGTCGGCGCCGCGCTGCGCGAGCAGGGCTGGGACGACGCCTCGCTGGCCGGGTTCCTGGACGGCCTGGAGGAGCGCTACAAGAGCCCCTTCCCGCCGATCGGCGAGGACACTCTGGCCGGTGGCCTGGCCAACACCATCGCCGGCCGGATCTGCAACCACTTCGACTTCAAGGGCGGCGGGTTCACCGTCGACGGCGCCTGCTCCTCCTCGCTGCTGTCGGTCGCCACCGCCTGCGACGCGCTGGTCGACGGGCGCCTGGACGTCGCGATCGTCGGCGGCGTGGACCTCAGCATCGACCCCTTCGAGGTGATCGGCTTCGCCAAGACCGGCGCGCTGGCCACCGGCGAGATGAAGGTCTACGACAAGGGCTCCAACGGCTTCTGGCCCGGCGAGGGCTGCGGCATGCTCGTCCTGATGCGTGATCAGGACGCCCGCAGCGAGGGCCGGTTCCGCTACGCGTCGATCGCCGGCTGGGGCTACTCCTCCGACGGCAAGGGCGGCATCACCCGCCCCGAGGCGAGCGGGCACCGGCTCGCCCTCCAACGGGCTTACGCCACAGCCGGGTTCGGCATCGAGACGGTGTCGTACTTCGAGGGCCACGGCACCGGCACCGCGGTCGGGGACGCCACCGAGCTGCGCGCCTTCACCGAGGCCCGCCGCGCCGCCGACCCGGACGCGCCGCCGGCCGCGATCAGCACGGTGAAGGGCAACTTCGGCCACACCAAGGCGGCCGCCGGGGTCGCCGGCCTGCTCAAGGCCGTCCTGGCGGTGCGCCACCAGGTGATCCCCCCGGCCACCAGCCACACCGACCCGCACCCGGAGCTGACCGGCGAGCGGCCCGCCCTGCGGGTGCCGGACCAGGCCGAACTGTGGCCGCAGGACGCGCCGGTACGCGCCGGCGTCTCCTCGATGGGCTTCGGCGGCATCAACGCCCACGTGGTGGTCGAGCACGCCGACGGCGTCCGCAAGACCGGCGTCGGCACCACCACCCGCCGGCTGGTCGCCTCCCGGCAGGACGTCGAGCTGCTGCTCCTCGACGCCGACGGGATGGCCGAACTGCGCGGCAAGGTGGCCACCCTCGCGGGGCTCACCCCCCGGCTGTCCTTCGCCGAACTCGGCGACCTGGCCGCCACCCTGCAGGGCGACCTGGCGGACCGCCCGATCCGCGCCGCCGTGGTCGCCGCCGACCCGGAGCAGGCCGAGGCACGCTTCACCAAGCTGCTGACCCTGCTGGACTCCGGCGCCCGCTCGGTGCTGGACCCGAGCGGCGGGGTGTACCTCGGCAACGCCGCCCTCAACCCGCGGATCGGCTTCCTCTTCCCCGGCCAGGGCGCCGGGCGGCGCGGCGACGGCGGCGCGCTCCGGCGGCGCTTCGCCACCGTGGACGAGCTGTACGACACCCACGCCCAGCCCACCGGCGGCGACCTGGTCGCCACCGCCGTGGCGCAACCGCGGATCGTCACCGCGTCCGTCGCCGGGCTGCGGGTGCTCGCCGCCCTCGGCATCGAGGCCGTCGGCGCGGCCGGCCACAGCCTCGGCGAGGTGACCGCGCTGCACTGGGCCGGCGCCATGGACGAGAGCGCGCTGCTGCGGATCGCCGCCGCCCGCGGGCGGATCATGGCGGACGCCAGCGACGGCGGTGGGACGATGGCGGGCATCGCCGCCGAGGCCGCGCTGGTCGAACCGCTGCTGACCGGTGAGCCGGTGGTGATCGCGGGCTACAACAGCCCCGCGCAGACTGTCGTCTCGGGACCGGTCGCGGCGGTGGAGCGGGTCTGCGCCAAGGCCGCCGCCGCCGGTATCGGCACCGCCCGGATCAACGTGTCGCACGCCTTCCACTCGGAGGCGGTGGCCCCGGCCGCCGAGGGGCTGCGCGCCCACCTGGCGACCGAGACCTTCGCTCCGCTGGCCAGACGGATGCTCTCCACCGTCACCGCCGGCGAACTCCCGTCCGAGGTGGATGTGGTGGAGCTGCTCACCCGGCAGGTGCTGGACCCGGTGCGCTTCGACGAGGCCGTCCGGGCGCTGGCGTCCGACGTCGACCTGCTGGTGGAGGTCGGGCCCGGGCGGGTGCTGCGCGGCCTGGCGGGCGAGATCGCGCCGTCGGTGCCGACCGTCTCGCTGGAGTCGGACAGCGGCTCGCTGGCCGGCCTGTTCGGCGCGGTGGCGGCGGCGTTCGCGCTGGGCGCCCCCGTCCGGCACGCGGAGCTGTTCCGCGACCGCTTCACCCGGCCGCTGCCGCTGGACAAGGAGTTCCGCTTCTTCGCCAGCCCTTGCGAGGCGGCGCCGGAGGGTGACTTCACCTTCGCCGGCGTGCAGCGCGAGGAGCGGCCCGCCACGGCGGCCGCCACGGCGGCGCCGGTCGCCGCCGCAACGGCCACGGCCACGGCCGAGCCGGGCACCAGCAGCCTGCAGGTCCTGCTGCAGCTGGCCGCCGACCGGGCCGAACTGCCCCTCGACGCGGTCGGCCCGCACATCAACCCGCTGGACGAACTGCACCTGAGCTCCATCACCGTCGGCCAGATCATGAACCAGGCGGCGCAGGAACTCGGCATCTCGGCCCCGATGGTCACCTCCGCCTTCGCGACCTCCACCCTGGGCGAACTCGCCGGGCTGCTGGACGAGTTGGCCGAGACCGCGGACGGCCGGGACGAGGCGCCGCGGATCGCCGCCGGCGTCGCCCCCTGGGTGCGGGCCTTCGCCGTCGACCTCGTCCCGGCGCCCAGGGCGGCCCTCGCCCGGCCCGGGCAGACGCCGGGCCGCTGGCAGGTCTTCGCCCCGGAGCGGCACCCGCTGGCGGAGGCGCTGCGCCGCTCGCTGGACTCGGCCGGCCTCGGCGGCGGGGTGCTGCTCTGCCTGCCGCGGGACTGCGGGCAGGAGCACGCGGCGCTGATGCTGAGCGCCGCCCGGGCCGCGCTGTCCGCCGGCGGCGGCGGCCGGTTCGTGGCGGTCGGCGACCGGCGCGGTGCGGCCGGCCTGGCCAAGACCCTGCACCTGGAGGCGCCGGGGGTCACCACCACCCTGGTCACGCTGCCGCTGCCGGACGACCTGGCGGACGCCACCGCCCGGGAGCTGGGCACCCGGATCGCCGCGGACGTGGCCGGGACCTCCGGCTTCGCCGAGATCCACTACGACCGGGAGGGCGTGCGCCGGGTCCCGGTGCTGCGGCCGCTGGCGCCGGCCGCCGACGGGGCCGGACGCCCGGCCCTGGACGGCACCGACGTCCTGCTGGTGACCGGCGGCGGCAAGGGCATCACCGCCGAGTGCGCGCTGGAACTCGCGCTCGACACCGGCGCCTCGATCGGCCTGCTGGGCCGCTCGGACCCGGCGCGGGACACCGAGCTGGCGGCGAACCTGGAGCGGATGGAGGCCGCGGGTGTGGCCTTCCACTACGCGCGGGCCGACGTCACCTCCGCCGACGAGGTCAAGGACGCGGTCGGCGAGATCCGCGCCGCGCTCGGGCCGGTGACCGCCGTCCTGCACGGCGCCGGCCGCAACGAGCCGCACGGCCTGGCCAACCTGGACGAGTCCTCGTTCCGGCGGACCCTGGCCACCAAGATCACCGGCCTGGAGAACGTGCTGGCCGCCACCGACCCCGCCGCGCTGCGGCTGCTGGTCACCTTCGGCTCCATCATCGGCCGGGCCGGCCTGCGCGGCGAGGCGGACTACGCCACCGCCAACGACTGGCTCACCGACCTGACCCTGCGGGTCCAGGAGGACTACCCGGACTGCCGCTGCCTGGCCCTGGAGTGGTCGGTGTGGTCGGGGGCCGGGATGGGCGAGCGGCTCGGCGTGCTGGAGGCGCTGATCCGCGAGGGCATCGAGCCGATCCCGACCGAGCAGGGCGTCGCACTGCTCAAGCAGCTGCTCGCCGACCCGGCCGCGCCCACCGCGATGGTCGTGATGGGCCGGGCCGGCGGCCTGCCCACGCTCGACCTCGGCCGGCGCGAACTGCCGCTGCTGCGCTTCCTGGAGCGGCCGCAGGCGTACTACCCGGGCATCGAGCTGGTGGCCGACGCGGACCTCTCCGCGGCCGGCGACCCCTACCTCTCGGACCACCTGCTCGACGGGGACCTGCTCTTCCCCGCCGTCCTGGGCATGGAGGCGATGTCGCAGGCCGGCTCGGCCCTGCTCGGGCTGCCGGGCGTGCCGACGCTGGAGGACATGGAGTTCCTGCGGCCGATCGTCGTCCCGGTCGGCGGCACCACCACCGTGCGGGTCGCGGTGCTGGCCAAGGAGGCCGGCACCGTCCAGGCGGTGATCCGCAGCAGCGAGACCAACTTCCAGGCGGACCACTTCCGGGCCACCCTGCGCTTCGGCGCCCCGGCCCCCGAGGACGCCGGCCCGCGGCCGGTCGCCGAGGACGCCCCGCGGGTGCCGCTCGACCCGGCCCGCGACCTCTACGGCCCGGTGCTCTTCCAGGGCGGACGCTTCCAGCGCCTGCTCGGCTACCGGGAGCTGGCCGCCAAGGGCTGCGTCGCGGAGATCTCCACCACGGCGGCCGCGCCCTGGTTCGCCGGCTACCTGCCGGACAGCCTGGTGCTGGCCGACCCGGGCACCCGGGACGCGCTGATGCACTCGATCCAGGCCTGCGTCCCGGACGCCACCCTGCTCCCGGTCAGCGTCCGGCGGCTGCACCTGGCCGCGCCGGCCGGCGGGGACACCGACAAGCAGGTCACCCTGCACGCCGTCGAGCGCTCCCGCGACGGTGACACCTACCTGTACGACCTCGACGTGCGCGACCAGGAAGGCCTGCTGGTCGAGCGCTGGGAGGGCCTGGAACTGCGGGCGGTGCGCAAGCAGGACGGGACCGGCCCGTGGCACCCCGCGCTGCTCGGCGGCTACCTGGAGCGCCGCGCCGA